A region of the Pelecanus crispus isolate bPelCri1 chromosome 1, bPelCri1.pri, whole genome shotgun sequence genome:
ATGAGGAATGCAACCAGAGGTCTTCCCAAGTGTACCGAAAGCAAGCTGCAGGAGGATGCAAAGGCAGAACGAAGCACAACAGAAAGCAAGGCTGAGGAGGGCAGCGGTGTCTCCTCGGGGAAATTCGCACCTCGCACCCGAGGTGTGCACCgctgcagccctgtgcccacacgaggccctgccctgcccgtctaaaaaacatttctacACGAATTTTCGAGTGCACGGGGTAATCTCTGCGCCCTGAGAAGCTctggaaagggagaaaggggcACCGCTACAGCACGGGCCCTGATGATGCCGTCTGCCCCTACTGCAGGCTTTCCCGCGTTCGCGCCCGCCCGCTGGTAACCGCTTATGGCGTAGGTCTCCGCAACAACGTTTGTTCCGCCCCCCGGGCTGTGAGCCTTCCCCCAAGCGCGGGGGGCCtgcgctgcccgctcctgcGGGCGGAGGCGCGAGACCACCTTCTTTCCCTTAAAATCCACCGCAAAAAGCCCTCGCGCTCCCCGTGAGCTGCCCTTCCCGAAAAACTGCGGGGCCCCACGCCAGGCGCGGCCACGGGgagcgggcccggggcggcgggcggcggcggacTGCcgtggggggcagcagggcaccCGCCGGCACTGTTCTTTGGGGTCGGcgttgtcaaaaaaaaaaaaaaaaaaaagaaagaaaaaaaacccaaaaaaccacccacaaaaCTCCACGGCAACGCTCCGGGGCCCCTCACCGACCCCGCCCGCACCCCGCTGCTCCCGCGCCcgcccagcgccgccgctgattggccgccgctgcccgcccggcgCGGAGTCCTGGCCAATCGCGCGGCTCCCGGCGATCGCGACGCCCGTTGGGGCGCCTCCCCCCGGCACCGCGGCGCCGCCGGCAGCGGGCGggctgccggggcagggggaggagcaCGGCGCATGCGCAGAGGCCGTCCTGCCTGCAGGCGGCGAGGCCTCCCGCGCGCCAGGGGGCGCTGTGGGTCGGATCGCCGCCAGCGGCCGGCACGCACGAGTCAGCCtcagccgcagccgcagccccggccccgccgcgcgaggagccgccgcccgcctccgccTCGCGGCAGCCGCGTGAAGCCCCAAccgccgcccctgcccgcagcccctccgCGGCGGAGCGCCCGGCGCCATGCCCAAGAATAAAGGTGAGGCGCCCTCCCCTCCGCCGGGCCTTCCGCGGCGTAGCGAAGGCCGTAGCGACgaggccgggcccggccgcggccgcgctggggaggcctggggacgcccccccccccgcgcctgCCGCCGCCTCTCACGTGGGAGCCGCCGCGGCCTGGTGCctgcgggcggggcggggagggggcggaggAGCCCTCCCGCCCACCCCGCCGTGCCGGCGGCTCCCCCGGGCCGGCTCCCTCGGGCCGGCTCCCCCTTCCCGCTCCCGGCCCTTCTGGGGCGCGGGTCCCGGCCTGGTCCCGGTCGTGCGCGGCCCAGCGGCGTGTCGGAGGCCTCTGGGGCCTGGCCGGCCGGGCGGGGGAGGCCCTGGCGGGGTTCGGCTGTCAGGGGCGGCCGCCCAGGAAGCGGCCGGTGTGCGTGCCCCTCCGTGCGCTcgctgggtgctgctgcttcttcccttttccccccacccccctgctttaaggaaaagaagaaaatgagaggaagggagcagcagctttttaaCAGGGGAGGGAAGTATGAGCTGCTCTTCTGCGTCTTCTTGAAGAGCATCTAGTCCTGTTGCCACGTGTGTGCCTTTTAAAAAGGGCATTTCACTTGGAGCGTAAGCTTGCTTCTGACTATTCCAGGGATTTCAGCACTACCATAACCCCTCAAGTTATTCTGCTTTTTGGTGGTTACATGCATCAGGTTATCCCACTGTTATTTACGAGGTATTTAGTAGCAGCACTcacaaaaactgaaaatggcAATCTTGTGCAAATCCTTGTTGAAGGCTACTGTCAATCCAGAGCAACCAGGACATCTTAAATAGTGGAGGCTCTAATATTTTAATTGCTATGTTACTACTCGGTTAAAAATTTAGAGctaaaaattataaaagtaaGCAAAAAATCTAGATCTGTATaggatactgtcctggtttcggctggaatggagttcattttcttcctagtagctggcatagtgctgtcttGGGTTTAGGaagagaataatgttgataacactgatgttttagttgttgctgagcagtgcttacactaagtcaaggacttttcagcttcctatactgccctgccagcgaggaggctggaggtgcacaagaagctgggaggggacgcagccaggacagctgacccaaagtggccaaaggggtattccacaccatatgatgtcatgctgaacaaaaaactggggggagttggccagggggtcGTGtccgctgcttgggaactggctgggcattggtgaGTGGGTGGTGAGcctcacttgttttgtatactcttctattgttgttattattttcccttccttttctgtcctattaaattgtcgttatctcaacccacgagttttactttttttccgattctctccctcatcccactgagGGAAGTGAGTGAACAGctctgtggtgtttagctgcctgccaggttaaaccacgacaaatatTCAGAACAGCCATATAGAGAGCAAACACAGGAATCCCCGTAAGTCTGATTATTTAATTCACTGTATTCACAGATAGTAACACATgctcttctttcccccccttttaATTTAGGCAAAGGAGGTAAAAATAGGCGACGAGGTAAGAATGAGAATGAATCAGAAAAAAGAGAACTGGTGTTCAAGGAAGACGGGCAAGGTGAGTTTTTAACTATAGTGCGGCAATGCCATTGTTTTCAGTCAGATATTGGAAGTTGGTATGCAAAGAAGACATCTGGATGTCTGAGAAATACAAAGTAGTTGTGGAATAGAGAGAGGTATTCTTATTGGGGTCGTATCTGAAGTCTAAATGGCACATTGAGTGTAGGAGGAAGACattaagaaaagggaaattttaaataGCTTCACCACTTAAGAATGAAGCTTGTCTCTCCTTGACCTTATTGTGGTGCCACGTGTAATACAGTATGTATGTAAACATTCGCCAGAGATCCTTTGAGTTGCTCTGTGTGAGGGTCTGTAAGCACCTAGCTTAGCTGATGTAGTTCAGTGTTGCCGGTAGTCGTTTGTTGTCTCTTGAATGCACAgtcctgctttctgttttatacTGACTGTAACATTTCTTGGATCCTTCAGTGAGCTCTCCAAAGTCACTGACCTGGCAGAACAGTACATCTCACTGTTCTTCCACTGTCCCCTGATGGTTTGGTTGAATTGACTCCTGGATTGGGATGTCTAACAATTACTAAAACAAGAGCAATATGTAAGGTCCTTACCTGCATGTTGTCAGGTAAAGTAAGCCATAGGCGTGTTCAGCTAGGGGGTGATGACGAGAgttcctctctcccctgccttttAGTGACAGTGAGCTCACCTCCCTTTTGGCTTACCCTGTCTTCTGTGTCACACTCTTGTGGTCGCTCACATACATGCGAGTGCTTGCCTAGTGACCAGTTAATCAGTTGCTTTGttagaaatacaggaaaagtaCTGACTTAAATCACTGTAAAAGAAGTGACTACTGAACTCATTTTTTAAGCTCTTTCTGATATTCTGTAACGGTTGTAAGCAAAAAAGGAGCTGATTTTGGTGCACCTATAAAACTTAAAATCCTTTTCAACCCCCAagcaaaatcatagaatcatagacttgtttaggctggaaaagacctttaagatcattgagtccaaccgttaacctaacactgccaagtccaccactaaaccatgtccctaagtgccacatctgcacgtcttttaaatatctccaggatTGGTGACCCAACCgcttccttgggcagcctgttccaatgattGACAACCCTtctggtgaagaaatttttcctaatacccaatctaaacctcccctggcacaacttgagaccatttcctctcatcctatcacttgttactttgGAGAGGAGACTGACatccacctcgctacaaccttcaggtagttgtagagagcaatactgtctcccctcagcctcctcttctccagactaaacaaccccagttccctcagccactcctcataaggcctgtgctccagacccttcaccagctttgttgcccttctctgaacacgctccagcacctcaatgtctttcttgtattgaggggcccaaaactagacacagtattccaggtgcggcctcaccagcgccgagtacagggggacaatcacctccctgctcctgctggccacactattcctgacacaagccaggatgctgttggccttcttggccacctgggcacactgctggctcatgttcagccggctgtcaaccagcacccccagatcctttttggccaggcagctttccagccactcttccccaagcctgtagtgttgcatggggttgttgtgcccgaagtgcaggacccagcacttggccttgttaaacctcatacagttcgcctcagtccatcggtccagcctgtccaggtccctctgcagggccatcctaccctcgagcagattgacactcccacctagttaggtgtcatctgcaaacttactgagggtgcactcactcccctcatccagatcattgataaagatattaaacagaactggccccagtactgagtcctggggaacaccacttgtgaccagccaccaactggatttaactccattcaccacaactctttgggcctggccatccagccagtttttaacctagcgaagagtacacccatctAGGCCATGAGCAGCAGTGAAACAGTATTCTCAGTTATTAATATTCTAATGTGGTTTGTTGGACTATCTAGCTTGTGCTAAGGAAAGATTTTAGAATATTGAAATAAAGCTCCGGCTAAttgagaaaatttttttttcctgataagtATGGGTGGTCAGATAATGTTATATTTCTTACAAGctttataataataatgttatAATTCTTGCAAGCTTTATTCTTTCTAATTAAATGGTAATACATTATGCTGCAAATTTTAATAGTGTGTGTGAAGTACTTCAGCAGTGATTTCTGGAACTCGGTGAGGGAAGGAGATTAAATACAAGGTGAGGGACTGAGGATGGGTGTTGGAGAGAAGCTTCATAGTTTTCAGCTGAAGGCTGCTACTTGCCTTTCAGACAGTTTCTGAGAACACCAGAACGTGTCCTTtcaagaacagcattttttccaCAGCACCTCTGCAGAAGGGATTCAGAGTATCAGTAGGGTATACAGGATGTGccactttctcctcttccctcaaTGATCGTATGAGATTTTATCCTCTAGGACAGGCACTGTGATGCTGTCATAAACTTTCAAACTCTGAGTGTGACTTGATAGCTCTAAAAATTATCGCAGTAGAAATTTCAGAGGGAACAAAAGCATGGATACAACCAAGAATGAGCagtgtttgaaaatgttaaCATCAACAATGATACGAAAACTGTGATACATTCAGCAGCCTGTGTGGCTAATCAAAGCTCCTCAGAGCTGTTCATGTTTGATAAAATGTTACAGCAAATTTTGGTTATTGCTTGTTTCATGAAACTGTATTTGTTTAGAAGTTTTGCTATATGTTACCGTCTCTTTCAGAATATGCCCAGGTGATCAAGATGTTAGGCAATGGAAGACTGGAGGCATTATGTTTTGACGGTGTGAAGAGGTTATGTCATATTAGAGGGAAACtaagaaaaaaggtaattttgaaGCATTGCAATAGAGAACAGTGGCATTATGCATGATATGTAATTGTAAAAATTTACATATGCAGTTCgtttaaaaagttaatatttCTACTGTACTTAAGCTTCTTTTTTGATAGTAAActagtttgtttttctgtttctgttgctaGCACAAAAATAGGCAGTCTTTGACTTTTAAGTGAAGCTTGTAGTTGAAAGACTGCCTTTGGGTGAGTGTCTTTCAGGGGAGATTTTTTTGCCTGCTTATGTAATACTCATTTTTCATATTCTAGAAACTGTTATGTATATGAAATATTGAAAAGCTCCCTAATTATAGATGGGGAGCTTGATGACTGTTTGGAAAATCGGCATGTTATGTCTGAGACTAGATCAGTACTTAACTTAGCAGGAGAACTTGTATTAACATGAAGATTGATACCCAGCATAGGAAAATAAAGGTGTAAGAGGGGTGTCCAAAGCCACCTTTTTTGTACGCTCTTTCCTAAAACCAAGAAGAATCAGGGTTTGATACCCCACATAGTTTGATCTGGGGAGGAACGGAATAATTATCATCTTCTCACTGGGTGACTTATCTGAGAATAGTTCAATAGGGGTTGTTTCGGAAGGTTGCTTTATAGCTTCCTGCAGGCACCTCAGATGCCATCATTCCATTGTCCACTTCATCAGTTCCCAAAATACTTTTGTGCAAAGCTGATCTGCAAAAGTTTGTACCTTCAGGGAAGTCAGGTGTACATGTTTGCGTTCTTAACTTTGCCATCTTTGGATGGTGTCCCCTCTTGCCCTTGTCTGATGTTACAGCTTTCTAACCTCTGCTGGTGTATGGTACGGAGGAGGTCCTCTCAGATAGTCTGTTCCCAATAAAAACAGATGTTCACTGTGTTCATTCTGGATTGTTCCACCTGTCTGGTTTTGGAGACCAGTGAACGCACGTATCTTGGTATCAGTGTGAGTCCTGCTAGCTGCCTGCAGTACGCTGCAATAAACCGTTGAAGGTAATGGAGAATGTACATAGATAAATGCTAGGTGctgcagaattaatttcttgctACAGAAAGCATCACTTATCTATTCCTCTTGtctaaaagaaaggaaatctcAACTGAAACATATTTCATCTCCAAAAAAATCAAGCTGATGTGGGATAGAACCATCTTGTGCATTTAAATTAGCATGTCCTGTTTTGCAGGCTTCTGGCTTTGGTTTGACTAATTAGCATAGTCAGTTACTAGAAAGAACTCCATTGATTTTCTTACGCTCTTCACTGTGCTTGTCCATCACCCCCTTCAtcaggtttttctttcatttttgtccttGTGGAGCTTAGTTCACAGAGAAGTGGCTTGAtgcattatttctgttttcttggaagTTATGACTTAATAACCACCTTGTTGGCTAGAAGCTCTTCAAAGAAGTTTGATTTACCTTAGTAATAGCTCCGTAACATGTAAAATAATATATCTATGACCTTGGTATTTATGAccttggttttgctgttaaaaCATGAAATGGAATATTTCCGGTATACTGGTTAGAAAGTGAAAATGATGGCTGTAGTGAAAAGTTTCGTGTCTCTTAGTAAACCTAAATGTGCTGTTTGACTCTTGTGTTATACAACAAAAGTTGAATTCCTGCAATGTAacatatgttttttctttcaggtttgGATAAATACATCTGATATTATATTGGTTGGCTTGAGAGACTACCAGGTAAAAATTCGGTGTAATTTGCCAGTGAAGAATATCTTACAAGCAGCTTTATTTAATGTTAAATTGCAGCAGGTATCATGAGGAAATTCCCATCTAACTTACTTTGAATTTGTATTTAGTTATGCTAAATCATGACACCTAGTTTCCTTGTATTACAGAAAGATTGTCATGAGTAGATGACAAATCCTGGTTCAACTTGTTCTTCTAAATTGCACCCTGAGACTTTGAGTGAAGGTGCTTACTGGTATCACAcctgaccttttttttcccaggtgtAGCTGTTTGATGTTTGGATCCTGTGATATAAGGGAGATTGAGCCAAGCACCAAGCATTTTATTgtgaaaatcagaatttttgGTAATCAGAATTTTGGAGCCTTGATGTTTGGGTTTTAAATTAAGAGGCCAACTGATCAGTGATTAGTTTCTACTTAGATTTCAAAAAATTGAGTGGTATAATTTTACCTAATGTAAAGGTTAACGGAAAACAGTTTCATTAGGTAAATGCTTTTTCATGGATGTTAGTGTTGTGTCATCAGTTGTGTGAAGTTAGgttctgcttctgaaatgtaCGTTAGAGTTGTAAAACATTTAAGATACTGTCACTCACTGTCTCTTTTAACCTACTTAAAACTGGGAAGTTTTGACTTCACTCACTGTGTGTGTTCTctgaagaaagattaatttcaaAGGCATGAAACAAATTCTCAGATTACTTATAACAGGAGAAAATTAGTGATCACCCAGAAGAAATGAAGATATTCTACAAATGAGCATTTTTTACTTCACATTTAAAGGaactggaagggaaggaggaataaGACATTCTTCTATAACTAATATATGTGTtaattcttctttaaataaTATAGGTGTTACTAGTCTGCCGAGGTTAAtagggagatttttttcttcatagatGACTAATAAGTTTTAATAAATTCTTACTTAGGATAACAAGGCTGATGTTATTCTAAAGTACAATGCAGATGAAGCCAGAAGTCTGAAAGCATATGGGGAGCTTCCAGAACATGGTAAGAATCTTTTCACTTCAAATTGGAAGTTCATGTTGGACAAGAATATTCAATCTATCTTGACTTGGTGTGAGTCTACTCCTTAACTTCTCTAAACTCCTTTTTAGCTAAAATCAATGAAACAGACACATTTGGTCCTGGAGATGATGATGAAATCCAGTTTGATGATATTGGAGATGATGATGAAGATATTGATGACGTAAGTAATAAACATACATTTTGTATCATATGCTTGAAACTGTCATCTTTGGCAgtaagctgtttttctttggtttagaGCAAGTGAAATTACACATTGATGTTCAGAATAGCTCACCTTCTCAGGGACTGCTTCAGAAAGTGGCGTGGACATAGGCATGCcagctttctgctctctgttctGTCCTACAATCATCCTCTAGTTGACCTCTAAGCAAATAGTATGCTT
Encoded here:
- the EIF1AX gene encoding eukaryotic translation initiation factor 1A, X-chromosomal; the encoded protein is MPKNKGKGGKNRRRGKNENESEKRELVFKEDGQEYAQVIKMLGNGRLEALCFDGVKRLCHIRGKLRKKVWINTSDIILVGLRDYQDNKADVILKYNADEARSLKAYGELPEHAKINETDTFGPGDDDEIQFDDIGDDDEDIDDI